The Aggregicoccus sp. 17bor-14 genome includes a region encoding these proteins:
- the hslU gene encoding ATP-dependent protease ATPase subunit HslU, whose amino-acid sequence MGDKRRSGAFTPREVVSELDRYIVGQAAAKRAVAIALRNRWRRQQVPDDLRDEIYPKNIIMIGPTGVGKTEIARRLARLAQAPFVKVEASKFTEVGYVGRDVESMVRDLVEAAIALVREEEMEKVQARAAELAEDRLMELLSGHGASSRPSGGGFGFAPPPPPPTPQRLSENEREKLRARLRTGSLDDEEVEVETAEGGNTFLRNFSGQGMEEIGFNLQDLFKNMPGMNRTRRRRVPVPEALKLLQQEEAAKLVDSERVTREALVRAEQSGILFIDEIDKIASREGGKGAGPDVSREGVQRDILPIVEGSTVNTKYGPVKTDHMLFIAAGAFHLSKPSDLIPELQGRFPIRVELEPLTGEDLVRILQEPKNSLIRQYTALLATEGVRLHVTEDAIQELARIAQGVNERTQNIGARRLHTVLERLLDEASFSASEVGPSDLQVDAAYVREKLQAITQDEDLSRYIL is encoded by the coding sequence GTGGGTGACAAGCGCAGGAGCGGCGCCTTCACGCCGCGCGAGGTGGTCAGCGAGCTGGACCGGTACATCGTGGGGCAGGCGGCGGCCAAGCGCGCGGTGGCCATCGCGCTGCGCAACCGCTGGCGGCGCCAGCAGGTGCCGGACGACCTGCGGGACGAGATCTACCCGAAGAACATCATCATGATCGGCCCCACCGGGGTGGGGAAGACGGAGATCGCGCGCCGGCTCGCGCGCCTCGCCCAGGCGCCCTTCGTGAAGGTGGAGGCCAGCAAGTTCACCGAGGTGGGCTACGTGGGCCGGGACGTGGAGTCCATGGTGCGCGACCTGGTGGAGGCCGCCATCGCGCTGGTGCGCGAGGAGGAGATGGAGAAGGTGCAGGCGCGCGCCGCCGAGCTCGCCGAGGACCGGCTGATGGAGCTGCTGTCCGGCCACGGCGCCTCCTCGCGCCCCTCGGGAGGCGGCTTCGGCTTCGCCCCTCCGCCGCCCCCGCCCACGCCCCAGCGCCTCTCGGAGAACGAGCGCGAGAAGCTGCGCGCGCGCCTGCGCACCGGGAGCCTGGACGACGAGGAGGTGGAGGTGGAGACCGCCGAGGGCGGCAACACCTTCCTGCGCAACTTCAGCGGCCAGGGCATGGAGGAGATCGGCTTCAACCTGCAGGACCTCTTCAAGAACATGCCCGGCATGAACCGCACCCGGCGCCGGCGCGTGCCGGTGCCCGAGGCGCTCAAGCTGCTGCAGCAGGAGGAGGCCGCAAAGCTCGTGGACAGCGAGCGCGTGACGCGCGAGGCGCTGGTGCGCGCCGAGCAGAGCGGCATCCTCTTCATCGACGAGATCGACAAGATCGCGAGCCGCGAGGGCGGCAAGGGCGCAGGCCCCGACGTGAGCCGCGAGGGCGTGCAGCGCGACATCCTGCCCATCGTGGAGGGCAGCACCGTCAACACGAAGTACGGCCCGGTGAAGACGGACCACATGCTCTTCATCGCCGCGGGCGCCTTCCACCTCTCCAAGCCCTCGGACCTCATCCCCGAGCTGCAGGGGCGCTTCCCCATCCGCGTGGAGCTGGAGCCGCTCACGGGCGAGGACCTGGTGCGCATCCTCCAGGAGCCGAAGAACTCGCTCATCCGCCAGTACACCGCGCTGCTCGCCACCGAGGGCGTGCGCCTGCACGTCACCGAGGATGCCATCCAGGAGCTGGCCCGCATCGCGCAAGGGGTCAACGAGCGCACCCAGAACATCGGCGCCCGCCGACTGCACACCGTGCTGGAGCGGCTGCTGGACGAGGCCTCCTTCAGCGCGAGCGAGGTGGGCCCCTCGGACCTGCAGGTGGATGCCGCCTACGTGCGCGAGAAGCTGCAGGCCATCACGCAGGACGAAGACCTCTCCCGCTACATCCTGTAG
- the hslV gene encoding ATP-dependent protease subunit HslV yields the protein MTTILCVRRGAKVVIAGDGQVSLDKTVMKNSARKVRRLGDGSVIAGFAGGTADAFTLFDRFEGKLKEHQKNMARACVELGKDWRTDRFLRRLEALLVVADREKTFILSGSGDVVEPDHGIAAVGSGGHYALAAARALMEHTQLPAREVAQAAMGIAADIDIYTNANVSFEEL from the coding sequence ATGACCACCATCCTCTGCGTGCGCCGCGGCGCCAAGGTCGTCATCGCGGGCGACGGCCAGGTGAGCCTCGACAAGACGGTGATGAAGAACTCGGCGCGCAAGGTGCGCCGGCTGGGGGACGGCTCCGTCATCGCAGGTTTCGCCGGCGGCACCGCGGACGCGTTCACGCTCTTCGACCGCTTCGAGGGAAAGCTCAAGGAGCACCAGAAGAACATGGCGCGCGCCTGCGTCGAGCTGGGCAAGGACTGGCGCACGGACCGCTTCCTGCGAAGGCTCGAGGCGCTCCTGGTGGTGGCGGACCGGGAGAAGACCTTCATCCTCTCCGGCAGCGGGGACGTGGTGGAGCCGGACCACGGCATCGCCGCGGTGGGCAGCGGCGGGCACTACGCGCTCGCGGCCGCGCGCGCGCTGATGGAGCACACCCAGCTGCCCGCGCGCGAGGTGGCCCAGGCCGCCATGGGCATCGCCGCGGACATCGACATCTACACCAACGCGAACGTCAGCTTCGAGGAGCTCTAG
- a CDS encoding tyrosine recombinase XerC gives MNEALSPLLQKFRAHLEDQQGASAHTVRNYLLDLQDYERYLTERMGSSLLAGSHAAIRGYLGTLSVDLAPASRARHLASIKSFYRFLVRQKLLPASPAKLVKSPKLPKALPKVLPVDEVFAILEVPSQKTVLGLRDRAILEILYGGGLRISELCGLDLLDVDRSGRLVRVMGKGSKERICPVNAKSIRALEAYLQRRGELLATPHAKQDPDALFLNFRGGRLTPRSIARHLDTYVVQCALTRKVSPHALRHSFATHLLGGGADVRSIQELLGHASLSTTQRYTHVSWDQLQAVYDKAHPRA, from the coding sequence ATGAACGAGGCGCTCTCGCCGCTCTTGCAGAAGTTCCGCGCGCACCTGGAGGACCAGCAGGGCGCCTCCGCGCACACCGTGCGCAACTACCTGCTGGACCTGCAGGACTACGAGCGCTACCTCACCGAGCGCATGGGCTCGAGCCTGCTCGCGGGCTCGCACGCGGCCATCCGCGGCTACCTCGGCACGCTCTCGGTGGACCTCGCCCCGGCGAGCCGCGCGCGCCACCTGGCGAGCATCAAGAGCTTCTACCGCTTCCTCGTGCGCCAGAAGCTGCTGCCCGCGAGCCCCGCCAAGCTGGTGAAGAGCCCCAAGCTGCCCAAGGCCCTGCCCAAGGTGCTGCCGGTGGACGAGGTGTTCGCCATCCTGGAGGTGCCCAGCCAGAAGACGGTGCTGGGCCTGCGCGACCGCGCCATCCTGGAGATCCTCTACGGCGGCGGCCTGCGCATCAGCGAGCTGTGCGGCCTGGACCTGCTGGACGTGGACCGCAGCGGGCGCCTCGTGCGGGTGATGGGCAAGGGCAGCAAGGAGCGCATCTGCCCGGTGAACGCGAAGAGCATCCGCGCGCTCGAGGCCTACCTGCAGCGGCGCGGCGAGCTGCTCGCGACCCCGCACGCGAAGCAGGACCCGGACGCGCTGTTCCTCAACTTCCGCGGCGGCCGGCTCACGCCCCGCAGCATCGCGCGCCACCTGGACACCTACGTGGTGCAGTGCGCGCTCACGCGCAAGGTGAGCCCGCACGCGCTGCGCCACTCCTTCGCCACGCACCTCTTGGGCGGCGGCGCGGACGTGCGCAGCATCCAGGAGCTGCTCGGCCACGCGAGCCTCTCCACCACCCAGCGCTACACCCACGTGAGCTGGGATCAGCTGCAGGCCGTCTACGACAAGGCCCATCCCCGGGCCTGA
- a CDS encoding PD40 domain-containing protein: protein MAVRSVSVQVVVLSSVLVALGAGCKRGHEEAKAPAPAAPAAPGGAAAPEGTLLAAGNAQDLRLSPDRRWAVYLVQAKKPALDGIPPQMRLGSARVVSTAGGAEPRALGDGVSNVPGGMLFTPDSHYLLYLTGYSPAGQSGDLNVLALQDQDAAPQRVGRGVTYLLPSRDSKHLAFVEEGVLKVGALPAGPFQEVARDVATADFSPDGQWLLYTRRLTAGGGLEVVSTAKPTAPHKLGTQVGNFTVASDSKHVAFQVRSTDGSSLYDLYVAGFPELQPKRIAGGTHRFLFSPDGKWLARTENGKSPQESGSVVVGPASGAPGRTLGERVENITFSPDSRAVAFLARFVPPPEPGGVGTLTLAQLPDGEPKKLGFRVPNYRFSPDGKRLAFLSRVTKPVYSVDLFTYALGEEKAARAQSGVFGYGFSTKGESLVFRTNCIRQGRSCDLLEVPAEAAQAAAPQAGAAAADVGTTPAARKLADGIYTYELSEDGRRALVSYARMEANRFDLAVLNLESGKQRTLDQGVQLPAFFVGEDGGRVVYVVDHGQTPGVYAAGDVP from the coding sequence ATGGCGGTGCGGTCGGTGTCGGTCCAGGTCGTGGTCCTGTCCTCGGTGCTCGTCGCGCTGGGCGCAGGCTGCAAGCGCGGCCACGAGGAGGCGAAGGCGCCGGCCCCGGCCGCTCCCGCGGCCCCCGGCGGCGCCGCCGCACCCGAAGGAACGCTGCTGGCCGCAGGCAACGCGCAGGACCTGCGCCTCAGCCCGGACCGCCGCTGGGCGGTGTACCTGGTGCAGGCGAAGAAGCCGGCGCTGGACGGAATCCCGCCCCAGATGCGCCTGGGCAGCGCGCGGGTGGTGTCCACCGCGGGCGGCGCCGAGCCGCGCGCGCTCGGCGACGGCGTGAGCAACGTGCCGGGCGGGATGCTCTTCACGCCGGACAGCCACTACCTGCTCTACCTCACCGGCTACAGCCCGGCGGGGCAGTCCGGGGACCTGAACGTGCTCGCGCTGCAGGACCAGGACGCAGCGCCCCAGCGCGTGGGCCGCGGCGTCACCTACCTGCTGCCCAGCCGGGACTCGAAGCACCTCGCCTTCGTGGAGGAGGGGGTGCTCAAGGTGGGAGCGCTGCCGGCCGGCCCCTTCCAGGAGGTCGCGCGCGACGTGGCCACCGCGGACTTCAGCCCGGATGGGCAGTGGCTGCTCTACACGCGCCGCCTCACCGCGGGCGGCGGCCTCGAGGTGGTGTCCACCGCGAAGCCCACGGCCCCGCACAAGCTCGGGACCCAGGTGGGCAACTTCACCGTCGCCTCCGACTCGAAGCACGTGGCCTTCCAGGTGCGCAGCACGGACGGCTCCAGCCTCTACGATCTCTACGTGGCCGGCTTCCCCGAGCTCCAGCCCAAGCGGATCGCGGGCGGCACCCACCGCTTCCTCTTCAGTCCGGACGGGAAGTGGCTCGCGCGCACGGAGAACGGCAAGTCCCCGCAGGAGTCCGGCAGCGTCGTGGTGGGCCCGGCCTCGGGCGCTCCGGGCCGCACGCTGGGCGAGCGCGTGGAGAACATCACCTTCTCGCCGGACTCGCGCGCGGTGGCCTTCCTCGCCCGGTTCGTGCCGCCGCCGGAGCCGGGCGGCGTGGGCACGCTCACGCTCGCGCAGCTGCCGGACGGTGAGCCGAAGAAGCTCGGCTTCCGGGTGCCCAACTACCGCTTCAGCCCGGACGGCAAGCGCCTCGCCTTCCTCTCGCGCGTGACCAAGCCGGTGTACTCGGTGGACCTGTTCACCTACGCGCTGGGGGAGGAGAAGGCCGCCCGCGCCCAGAGCGGCGTCTTCGGCTACGGCTTCTCGACGAAGGGCGAGTCGCTGGTGTTCCGTACCAACTGCATCCGCCAGGGCCGCTCCTGCGATCTGCTCGAGGTCCCGGCCGAGGCGGCGCAGGCCGCAGCGCCGCAGGCGGGCGCAGCGGCCGCGGACGTGGGCACCACCCCGGCGGCGCGCAAGCTCGCGGACGGCATCTACACCTACGAGCTGAGCGAGGACGGCCGGCGCGCGCTGGTGAGCTACGCGCGCATGGAGGCGAACCGCTTCGACCTCGCGGTGCTCAACCTCGAGTCCGGCAAGCAGCGCACGCTCGACCAGGGGGTGCAGCTGCCCGCCTTCTTCGTGGGCGAGGACGGCGGGCGGGTGGTCTACGTGGTGGACCACGGCCAGACGCCCGGCGTGTACGCGGCCGGGGACGTACCGTGA
- the trmFO gene encoding methylenetetrahydrofolate--tRNA-(uracil(54)-C(5))-methyltransferase (FADH(2)-oxidizing) TrmFO, with the protein MADTVSSESSQRVTVIGGGLAGSECAWQLARRGVPVTLCEMKPQKRSPAHKLDGLAELVCSNSLRSDNPESAVGLLHQELRKLQSLILGCADAHRVPAGDALAVDREAFSAAVTGAVHGAVQLQPGEVERLPEGPVVIATGPLTSDALTRELERYVGQKLYFYDSIAPIVSGDSIDQGIAFRQSRYGKGDGDDYLNLPMNREEYYAFVEAIRTGQKVVPHAFEEPRYFEGCLPIEVMAERGPDTLAFGPMKPVGLMDPRTGQAPYAVVQLRMEDRAGTSWNMVGFQTRLTWGEQKRIFSAIPGLANAEFLRMGQIHRNTFIDAPRLLERDLSLKAERRLFFAGQITGVEGYVESAACGLLTALAVHARLTGREFVPPPATTALGSLYRHVTGEAHPPDYNYQPSNVIFGLFPPLPGRVKKAEKRSRYAARAQADLQAWLSTVPAPQPLQRSA; encoded by the coding sequence ATGGCGGACACGGTGTCGAGTGAGTCGAGTCAGCGGGTGACGGTGATCGGCGGCGGGCTCGCGGGCAGCGAGTGCGCGTGGCAGCTGGCGCGGCGCGGGGTGCCGGTGACGCTGTGCGAGATGAAGCCCCAGAAGCGCTCGCCGGCGCACAAGCTGGACGGGCTCGCGGAGCTGGTGTGCTCCAACTCCCTGCGCTCGGACAACCCGGAGAGCGCCGTGGGGCTGCTGCACCAGGAGCTGCGGAAGCTGCAGTCGCTCATCCTGGGCTGCGCGGACGCGCACCGGGTGCCGGCCGGAGACGCGCTCGCCGTGGACCGCGAGGCCTTCAGCGCCGCCGTCACCGGGGCCGTGCACGGGGCCGTCCAGCTGCAGCCGGGCGAGGTGGAGCGGCTCCCCGAGGGGCCCGTGGTCATCGCCACCGGGCCGCTCACCAGCGACGCGCTCACCCGCGAGCTCGAGCGCTACGTGGGCCAGAAGCTCTATTTCTACGACTCCATCGCCCCCATCGTCTCCGGGGACTCCATCGACCAGGGCATCGCGTTTCGCCAGAGCCGCTACGGCAAGGGGGACGGCGACGACTACCTGAACCTGCCGATGAACCGCGAGGAGTACTACGCCTTCGTCGAGGCCATCCGCACGGGCCAGAAGGTGGTGCCGCACGCCTTCGAGGAGCCGCGCTACTTCGAGGGGTGCCTGCCCATCGAGGTGATGGCGGAGCGCGGGCCCGACACGCTCGCCTTCGGGCCGATGAAGCCGGTGGGGCTCATGGACCCGCGCACCGGCCAGGCGCCGTACGCCGTGGTGCAGCTGCGCATGGAGGACCGCGCCGGCACCAGCTGGAACATGGTGGGCTTCCAGACGCGCCTCACCTGGGGCGAGCAGAAGCGCATCTTCAGCGCCATCCCGGGGCTCGCGAACGCGGAGTTCCTGCGCATGGGGCAGATCCACCGCAACACCTTCATCGACGCGCCGCGCCTGCTCGAGCGCGACCTCTCGCTCAAGGCCGAGCGCCGCCTCTTCTTCGCGGGGCAGATCACCGGCGTGGAGGGCTACGTGGAGAGCGCCGCCTGCGGCCTGCTCACCGCGCTCGCGGTGCACGCGCGCCTCACCGGCCGCGAGTTCGTGCCGCCCCCGGCCACCACCGCCCTGGGCTCGCTCTACCGGCACGTCACCGGCGAGGCGCACCCGCCGGACTACAACTATCAACCTTCCAACGTCATCTTCGGCCTCTTCCCGCCGCTGCCCGGAAGGGTGAAGAAGGCGGAGAAGCGCTCGCGCTACGCTGCGCGCGCGCAGGCGGACCTGCAGGCCTGGCTCTCCACGGTCCCCGCGCCTCAACCCCTGCAGAGGAGCGCGTGA
- a CDS encoding TraR/DksA C4-type zinc finger protein: MTRTKDLRKLREILQRRRRDILEASLGVHRELRALKDQERDPEYEENAQSELADYTLSSLMETQRREIMLIDAALRRMDEGSFGLCVDCDTEIPFERLEALPFAIRCEEDATRHEHEMRGGPMALYSL; the protein is encoded by the coding sequence ATGACCCGAACCAAAGACCTCCGCAAGCTGCGTGAGATCCTCCAGCGCCGCCGCCGCGACATCCTCGAGGCGAGCCTGGGCGTGCACCGCGAGCTGCGGGCCCTGAAGGATCAGGAGCGCGACCCCGAGTACGAGGAGAACGCCCAGTCCGAGCTCGCCGACTACACGCTGTCCAGCCTCATGGAGACCCAGCGGCGCGAGATCATGCTCATCGACGCGGCGCTGCGCCGCATGGACGAGGGCAGCTTCGGGCTGTGCGTGGACTGCGACACCGAGATCCCCTTCGAGCGGCTGGAGGCCCTGCCCTTCGCCATCCGCTGCGAGGAGGACGCCACCCGCCACGAGCACGAGATGCGCGGCGGCCCGATGGCCCTGTACTCGCTGTAG
- the topA gene encoding type I DNA topoisomerase — translation MATKKKTEAAETEAPETAEAKKPAARKAAAKKTTAKKKSAKKKAAGKGSAKALATVEASAEGDDAEEAPERRGKGPHYLVVVESPAKAKTIKKYLGSGYTVKASVGHVKDLPKSKMGVDIERDFEPEYEVIKGKEKVLGDLKKAARGVDTVFLATDPDREGEAIAWHIHDELGHQNQFRVMFNEITKKAIQEAIAQPRQLNRDNYDSQQTRRILDRLVGYQISPLLWKKVRRGLSAGRVQSVAVRLVVEREEEIKAFVPQEYWTLEALLQGQQPPPFKAKLSRVDGKKLELTNQAQTEGLVAELQGARYTVAKVDRKERRRNAPAPFITSKLQQEAANRLGFSAKKTMTLAQKLYEGVALGEEGQVALITYMRTDSTRLSNDAVEQVRGFIATTFGKDSLPPEPLVYKTKKSAQDAHEAIRPTSLEYPPTRVRGFFEQMGEEDMYRLYELIWNRFVACQMMPAVYDQTAADITAARATFRASGSTLKFPGYLAVYGAGLTPEEESEKEKAKAAGEESADEATGELPPLEEGQELNLQKLVHEQHFTQPPPRFSEATLVKELEERGIGRPSTYAAILSTIQDKKYVEKLEGRFRPTMLGGMCNEMLVKHFPKEMDAAFTANLEEKLDQISDGEVDWKSVLHDFYGPFKETLEKAEAEMRDVKREEIKTDIPCEKCGNPLLIKFGKMGHFLACSGYPECKNTKDFKEVDGKIVVVEEETTDEKCPNCEKPMVVKRGRFGRFLACSGYPECKTSKPISIGVDCPECKQGYLTERRSGRGKIFFGCNRYPDCKFAAWDRPLAESCPQCQSPYLLQKFSKRDGAFIKCPNKECDYRREAPEPGAGLNLAATTSAA, via the coding sequence ATGGCGACGAAGAAGAAGACAGAGGCAGCGGAGACCGAGGCGCCCGAGACCGCAGAGGCGAAGAAGCCCGCGGCGCGCAAGGCCGCAGCCAAGAAGACGACCGCCAAGAAGAAGTCCGCCAAGAAGAAGGCGGCAGGGAAGGGCTCCGCCAAGGCGCTCGCCACGGTGGAGGCCAGCGCCGAGGGCGACGACGCCGAGGAGGCCCCCGAGCGGCGCGGCAAGGGCCCGCACTACCTGGTGGTGGTGGAGTCCCCCGCGAAGGCGAAGACCATCAAGAAGTACCTGGGCTCCGGCTACACGGTGAAGGCCTCCGTGGGGCACGTGAAGGACCTGCCCAAGAGCAAGATGGGCGTGGACATCGAGCGCGACTTCGAGCCCGAGTACGAGGTCATCAAGGGCAAGGAGAAGGTGCTCGGCGACCTGAAGAAGGCCGCGCGCGGCGTGGACACCGTGTTCCTCGCCACCGACCCGGATCGCGAGGGCGAGGCTATTGCCTGGCACATCCACGACGAGCTGGGGCACCAGAACCAGTTCCGGGTGATGTTCAACGAGATCACCAAGAAGGCCATCCAGGAGGCCATCGCCCAGCCGCGCCAGCTCAACCGCGACAACTACGACTCGCAGCAGACCCGCCGCATCCTCGACCGGCTCGTGGGCTACCAGATCAGCCCGCTGCTCTGGAAGAAGGTGCGCCGCGGCCTGTCCGCGGGGCGCGTGCAGAGCGTGGCGGTGCGCCTGGTGGTGGAGCGCGAGGAGGAGATCAAGGCCTTCGTGCCCCAGGAGTACTGGACGCTCGAGGCGCTCTTGCAAGGCCAGCAGCCCCCGCCCTTCAAGGCGAAGCTCAGCCGCGTGGACGGCAAGAAGCTGGAGCTGACGAACCAGGCCCAGACCGAGGGGCTCGTCGCCGAGCTGCAGGGCGCGCGCTACACGGTGGCCAAGGTGGACCGCAAGGAGCGCCGCCGCAACGCGCCCGCGCCCTTCATCACCTCCAAGCTGCAGCAGGAGGCGGCGAACCGCCTGGGCTTCAGCGCCAAGAAGACGATGACGCTCGCCCAGAAGCTCTACGAGGGCGTGGCGCTGGGTGAGGAGGGCCAGGTGGCGCTCATCACGTACATGCGCACGGACTCCACCCGCCTCTCCAACGACGCGGTGGAGCAGGTGCGCGGCTTCATCGCCACCACCTTCGGCAAGGACTCGCTGCCGCCCGAGCCGCTCGTCTACAAGACGAAGAAGAGCGCCCAGGACGCGCACGAGGCCATCCGCCCTACCTCGCTCGAGTACCCGCCCACCCGCGTGCGCGGCTTCTTCGAGCAGATGGGCGAGGAGGACATGTACCGGCTCTACGAGCTCATCTGGAACCGCTTCGTCGCGTGCCAGATGATGCCGGCCGTCTACGACCAGACCGCGGCGGACATCACCGCCGCCCGCGCCACCTTCCGCGCCTCCGGCAGCACGCTCAAGTTCCCCGGCTACCTCGCGGTGTACGGCGCGGGGCTCACCCCCGAGGAGGAGAGCGAGAAGGAGAAGGCCAAGGCCGCGGGCGAGGAGAGCGCGGACGAGGCCACCGGCGAGCTACCCCCGCTCGAGGAGGGCCAGGAGCTCAACCTCCAGAAGCTCGTCCACGAGCAGCACTTCACCCAGCCGCCCCCGCGCTTCAGCGAGGCCACGCTGGTGAAGGAGCTCGAGGAGCGCGGCATCGGCCGTCCGTCCACCTACGCCGCCATCCTCTCCACCATCCAGGACAAGAAGTACGTGGAGAAGCTGGAGGGGCGCTTCCGCCCCACCATGCTCGGCGGGATGTGCAACGAGATGCTCGTGAAGCACTTCCCCAAGGAGATGGACGCCGCCTTCACCGCCAACCTCGAGGAGAAGCTGGACCAGATCTCCGACGGCGAGGTGGACTGGAAGAGCGTGCTGCACGACTTCTACGGGCCCTTCAAGGAGACGCTCGAGAAGGCCGAAGCCGAGATGCGCGACGTGAAGCGCGAGGAGATCAAGACGGACATCCCGTGCGAGAAGTGCGGGAACCCGCTGCTCATCAAGTTCGGCAAGATGGGCCACTTCCTCGCCTGCTCGGGCTACCCCGAGTGCAAGAACACCAAGGACTTCAAGGAGGTGGACGGCAAGATCGTCGTCGTGGAGGAGGAGACCACGGACGAGAAGTGCCCCAACTGCGAGAAGCCCATGGTGGTGAAGCGCGGGCGCTTCGGGCGCTTCCTCGCGTGCTCCGGCTACCCGGAGTGCAAGACGAGCAAGCCCATCTCCATCGGGGTGGACTGCCCCGAGTGCAAGCAGGGCTACCTCACCGAGCGCCGCAGCGGCCGGGGCAAGATCTTCTTCGGCTGCAACCGCTACCCGGACTGCAAGTTCGCGGCGTGGGACCGGCCGCTCGCCGAGAGCTGCCCGCAGTGCCAGAGCCCCTACCTGCTGCAGAAGTTCAGCAAGCGCGACGGCGCCTTCATCAAGTGCCCGAACAAGGAGTGCGACTACCGGCGCGAGGCCCCCGAGCCCGGCGCCGGGCTGAACCTCGCCGCCACGACGTCGGCAGCGTGA
- a CDS encoding DNA-processing protein DprA → MESRAELALWAAPGLGPKTLRELRAHCGGALGALLELPTRDWVPEAPVPPALRQLLLRASSLASVAARIQERCAEAGVGIAFQGEPAFPDRLCGLEDAPPLLFYRGAPGAPRRRIAMVGSRHPEQGFLPYARTLARQVAEEGGCIVSGAAVGVDQACHWGALDAGGDTWAFMGSALDQLDSAQAGFIPHLLGGGGRVFSELPPGVRASKSSFPRRNRLISGASDAVLVLRAGKKSGSLRTAEAAVLQGRPVLALPGDVRNPTAEGCNDWIESGQARLCRGADDVWKALGLKPSQVVRPEEPVQLDATSAEAKAAYRLLERVPRGFDDVLLRSELDPAALASALSELEMQGLIVQHPGKLYERV, encoded by the coding sequence GTGGAATCCCGCGCGGAGCTCGCGCTCTGGGCTGCGCCCGGGCTGGGGCCCAAGACGCTGCGGGAGCTGAGGGCCCACTGCGGCGGCGCGCTCGGCGCGCTGCTGGAGCTGCCCACGCGGGACTGGGTGCCCGAGGCCCCGGTGCCCCCGGCCCTGCGCCAGCTGCTCCTGCGCGCCTCCTCGCTCGCGAGCGTGGCCGCGCGCATCCAGGAGCGCTGCGCCGAGGCCGGCGTGGGCATCGCGTTCCAGGGCGAGCCCGCCTTTCCCGACCGGCTCTGCGGCCTGGAGGACGCGCCGCCGCTGCTCTTCTACCGGGGAGCCCCCGGGGCGCCCCGCCGGCGCATCGCCATGGTGGGCAGCCGCCATCCGGAGCAGGGCTTCCTGCCCTACGCCCGCACGCTCGCCCGCCAGGTCGCCGAGGAGGGAGGCTGCATCGTCTCCGGCGCGGCGGTGGGCGTGGACCAGGCCTGCCACTGGGGCGCCCTGGACGCGGGCGGCGACACCTGGGCCTTCATGGGCTCGGCGCTGGACCAGCTGGACAGCGCCCAGGCCGGCTTCATCCCCCACCTGCTCGGGGGCGGCGGCCGGGTGTTCAGCGAGCTGCCTCCCGGGGTGCGGGCGAGCAAGAGTTCCTTCCCGCGGCGCAACCGACTCATCTCCGGCGCGTCTGACGCGGTCCTGGTGCTGAGGGCCGGGAAGAAGTCGGGGAGCCTGCGGACGGCGGAGGCCGCCGTGCTGCAGGGCCGGCCCGTGCTCGCCCTACCGGGCGACGTGCGCAACCCCACCGCCGAGGGGTGCAACGACTGGATCGAGAGCGGGCAGGCGCGGCTGTGCCGGGGGGCGGACGACGTGTGGAAGGCGCTCGGGCTGAAGCCGAGCCAGGTGGTGAGGCCGGAGGAGCCGGTGCAGCTGGACGCGACCTCCGCGGAAGCGAAGGCCGCCTATCGATTGTTGGAACGCGTTCCCCGGGGTTTCGACGACGTGCTGTTGCGCAGCGAGCTGGACCCGGCGGCGCTCGCCAGCGCGCTGTCGGAGCTGGAGATGCAGGGGCTGATCGTGCAGCACCCGGGAAAGCTTTACGAGAGGGTCTAG